One window of the Marmota flaviventris isolate mMarFla1 chromosome 2, mMarFla1.hap1, whole genome shotgun sequence genome contains the following:
- the Nr2f2 gene encoding COUP transcription factor 2 isoform X2, with the protein MQAVWDLEQGKYGFAVQRGRMPPTQPTHGQFALTNGDPLNCHSYLSGYISLLLRAEPYPTSRFGSQCMQPNNIMGIENICELAARMLFSAVEWARNIPFFPDLQITDQVALLRLTWSELFVLNAAQCSMPLHVAPLLAAAGLHASPMSADRVVAFMDHIRIFQEQVEKLKALHVDSAEYSCLKAIVLFTSDACGLSDVAHVESLQEKSQCALEEYVRSQYPNQPTRFGKLLLRLPSLRTVSSSVIEQLFFVRLVGKTPIETLIRDMLLSGSSFNWPYMAIQ; encoded by the exons ATGCAAGCGGTTTGGGACCTTGAACAAGGCAAATATGGTTTTG CGGTGCAGAGGGGCAGGATGCCGCCCACCCAGCCGACCCACGGGCAGTTCGCACTGACCAACGGGGACCCCCTCAACTGCCACTCGTACCTGTCCGGATATATTTCTCTGCTGCTGCGCGCTGAGCCCTATCCCACGTCGCGCTTCGGCAGCCAGTGCATGCAGCCTAACAACATCATGGGCATCGAGAACATTTGCGAACTGGCCGCGCGGATGCTCTTCAGCGCCGTCGAGTGGGCCCGGAACATCCCCTTCTTCCCTGACCTGCAGATCACGGACCAGGTGGCCCTGCTTCGCCTCACCTGGAGCGAGCTGTTCGTGTTGAATGCAGCGCAGTGCTCCATGCCCCTCCACGTAGCCCCGCTTCTGGCCGCTGCTGGCCTGCACGCTTCACCCATGTCTGCTGACCGGGTGGTCGCCTTTATGGACCACATACGGATCTTCCAAGAGCAAGTGGAGAAGCTCAAGGCACTGCACGTCGATTCTGCCGAGTACAGCTGCCTCAAGGCCATAGTCCTGTTCACCTCAG ATGCCTGTGGTCTCTCTGATGTAGCCCATGTGGAAAGTTTGCAGGAAAAGTCCCAGTGTGCTTTGGAAGAATATGTTAGGAGCCAGTACCCCAACCAGCCAACGCGATTTGGAAAGCTTTTGCTTCGCCTCCCTTCCCTCCGCACGGTCTCCTCCTCAGTCATAGAGCAATTGTTTTTCGTCCGTTTGGTAGGTAAAACCCCCATCGAAACCCTCATCCGGGATATGTTACTGTCCGGCAGCAGTTTTAACTGGCCGTATATGgcaattcaataa
- the Nr2f2 gene encoding COUP transcription factor 2 isoform X1: protein MAMVVSTWRDPQDEVPGSQGSQASQAPPVPGPPPGAPHTPQTPGQGGPASTPAQTAAGGQGGPGGPGGDKQQQQQHIECVVCGDKSSGKHYGQFTCEGCKSFFKRSVRRNLSYTCRANRNCPIDQHHRNQCQYCRLKKCLKVGMRREAVQRGRMPPTQPTHGQFALTNGDPLNCHSYLSGYISLLLRAEPYPTSRFGSQCMQPNNIMGIENICELAARMLFSAVEWARNIPFFPDLQITDQVALLRLTWSELFVLNAAQCSMPLHVAPLLAAAGLHASPMSADRVVAFMDHIRIFQEQVEKLKALHVDSAEYSCLKAIVLFTSDACGLSDVAHVESLQEKSQCALEEYVRSQYPNQPTRFGKLLLRLPSLRTVSSSVIEQLFFVRLVGKTPIETLIRDMLLSGSSFNWPYMAIQ, encoded by the exons ATGGCAATGGTAGTCAGCACGTGGCGCGACCCCCAGGACGAGGTGCCCGGCTCCCAGGGCAGCCAGGCCTCGCAGGCGCCGCCCGTGCCCGGCCCGCCGCCTGGCGCCCCGCACACGCCACAGACGCCTGGCCAAGGGGGCCCGGCCAGCACACCGGCTCAGACAGCGGCTGGCGGCCAGGGCGGCCCTGGCGGCCCGGGCGGCGACaaacagcaacagcagcagcacatTGAGTGCGTGGTGTGCGGGGACAAGTCCAGCGGCAAGCACTACGGCCAGTTCACGTGCGAGGGCTGCAAGAGCTTCTTCAAGCGCAGCGTGCGGAGGAACCTGAGCTACACGTGCCGCGCCAACCGGAACTGTCCCATCGACCAGCACCACCGCAACCAGTGCCAGTACTGCCGCCTCAAAAAGTGCCTCAAAGTGGGCATGAGACGGGAAG CGGTGCAGAGGGGCAGGATGCCGCCCACCCAGCCGACCCACGGGCAGTTCGCACTGACCAACGGGGACCCCCTCAACTGCCACTCGTACCTGTCCGGATATATTTCTCTGCTGCTGCGCGCTGAGCCCTATCCCACGTCGCGCTTCGGCAGCCAGTGCATGCAGCCTAACAACATCATGGGCATCGAGAACATTTGCGAACTGGCCGCGCGGATGCTCTTCAGCGCCGTCGAGTGGGCCCGGAACATCCCCTTCTTCCCTGACCTGCAGATCACGGACCAGGTGGCCCTGCTTCGCCTCACCTGGAGCGAGCTGTTCGTGTTGAATGCAGCGCAGTGCTCCATGCCCCTCCACGTAGCCCCGCTTCTGGCCGCTGCTGGCCTGCACGCTTCACCCATGTCTGCTGACCGGGTGGTCGCCTTTATGGACCACATACGGATCTTCCAAGAGCAAGTGGAGAAGCTCAAGGCACTGCACGTCGATTCTGCCGAGTACAGCTGCCTCAAGGCCATAGTCCTGTTCACCTCAG ATGCCTGTGGTCTCTCTGATGTAGCCCATGTGGAAAGTTTGCAGGAAAAGTCCCAGTGTGCTTTGGAAGAATATGTTAGGAGCCAGTACCCCAACCAGCCAACGCGATTTGGAAAGCTTTTGCTTCGCCTCCCTTCCCTCCGCACGGTCTCCTCCTCAGTCATAGAGCAATTGTTTTTCGTCCGTTTGGTAGGTAAAACCCCCATCGAAACCCTCATCCGGGATATGTTACTGTCCGGCAGCAGTTTTAACTGGCCGTATATGgcaattcaataa